Part of the Fodinicola acaciae genome is shown below.
TGATGTAGGTGTGGAACTCACCGGCGGTGCGCTGGATGCGTACGGCGTTGCCGTACTGCTGCGTGAGTGCCTTGACGCGGTCGAGTTTCGCGCCGGTCACGGTGCTGTCGAGGGTGACCAGGATCTGGCCGGTCGCCGCGTCGACGGCCCACGCCGAGCCGGGGACCATCGTGGACTTGTCCAGCGCGGCTTTCACGCTGTTGAGCTTGGCGGCGCCGTAATGCGGCGCGGCCTGCGCGGGTTGCGCGGCGGCCAGGCCGGCGGCCACCAGGCCGACAGCCGCGGCGGCGATCGCGATACGACGGAACGTGAGCCTCACGTGCGCCTCCTGTGGGGGTGCGGACACGGCCGGGGTGACGTGTCCTTCAGGTGGCCCGGATCGACGCCAGGCACCACGAGTCGCGGCGTCGAGGCGGCATAATTGCCGCACATTGCCTTGATGGGGCCAATGCCAAGCCGTTGGAAGTATCGACGCAAGACGGCCGGCAACACAAGACTTTCCTGTGATACCGGAAATATTACGTTAAGCTGCTGACGGACCGTAACGATGGCGACGACATTTCGGTCATCGGCCACCAAAAAAGCCGCTGGACCCGGAAGTTGTCCATTTCCATCCGGGTCCCCGCGGCGGCTACTTAGTAAATCGTGTAACCACCGTCGATGACGAGGACGGATCCGGTCATGAAAGCGGACGCGTCGCTGGCCAGATAGAGGACACTCGGCGCGATCTCCTCCGGCGTCGCGTAGCGTTGCTGCGCCGAGTCCTCGATCCACATCCGGCGAAACTCCGGCCGGTCCACCGGCGCCATCTCGGTTTTCACATAGCCGGGCGCCAAAGCGTTGATCCTGATGTTGTGCGGGGCCCATTCCGCGGCCAGTGACTTGGTCAGCTGATGCACCGCGGCCTTCGAGGCGTTGTACGTCGCCTGCAGCTGCGGCCGGTTGACGATGAGTGCCGAGATCGAGCCGACGTTGACGATCACGCCACCACCGCTGTCGGCCAGGTGCCGGCCGAAAACCGTGCTGCAGAGCCAAAGGCCGCGTACGTTGAGGTCGAAGATCTGGTCGAACTCGGCATCTGGCACGTCGAACGCGGCTTTGTGGATGCACAGGCCGGCGTTGTTGACCAGGATGTCGACACCGCCGAGTCCATCGACGGTTTCGACGAGCATCCGTTCGACATCGGCGCGCTGCGTCACGTCACCGGTGATGGCGACCGCGGTGTGGCCGGCGTCTTTGAGCTCTGCCAACACATCCGCGTTACGGCCGGCGTCGCGGCCGGTGATCGCGACGCTCGCGCCGGCCTCGGCCAGCGCCACCGCGAAGGCCCTGCCGAGGCCGCGGTTGGCGCCGGTGACCAGCGCGCGTTTGCCGGTCAGGTCGAAACTGTCGAGCACCGTCACGGAATGACCACCGCCTTCATCGCATCCGGGCGCTCGTCCGCGCGCAGCGCCGCCTCCACGTCGGTGAGTCCGAACGTACCGGTCACCAACCGATCCAGCTCGACGGACCGGCTCGCCGCCAGCGCGATCGCGGTCGGCCAGGTGTTGGCGTACCGGAAAACGCCGGTCAGCCAGAGTTCGCGGTTCTGGATCAGCGAAACCGGCAGCGTCAGCTGGTCGGATCCCATCCCCACCAGCACGATCCGGCCGCCGCCGCGGACCGCCGGGATGCCGCTCGCGATCGCCGGCGGCGCGCCGGAGCACTCGATCAGAGCGTCCACATCGGACACCTCGGCGACCTGCGCCGGTTCGGCGGCGGTGAAGCCGAAATCGGCGACGCGGGTGCGGCGAGCGGGCACGGGGTCGCTCACGATCACCTCGGTCGCGCCGGCAGCGCGAGCTGTTTGTGCCGCGATCAGGCCGATCGGACCGGCGCCGGTGACGAGTACGCGCGAGCCGGTGCCGACATCGGCCTTACGGCAGGCCCAAACGCCGACCGACAGTGGCTCCAGCAAGGCGGCGGCCGTGTCGGAAACAGCGTCGGGGACCGGATGCGCGAAATCCGCCGGCACGGTCACGTACTCGCAGAACGCGCCGTCGACCGGTGGCGTCGCGAAGAAACGCATGTCCGGGCAGAGGTTGTAGCGGCCGGCCTTGCACTGCGCGCAGCGCCGGCACGGAAGCTGCGGCTCGATCGCCACGCGCTCACCGATCCGGCCGGCGGCGATCGTGGAGCCGACACCGGTGATCCGGCCGGACACCTCGTGGCCGAGCACGATCGGCTCGCGTACGACGAAATCGCCGATCCGGCCGTGTTTGTAGTAATGCACGTCCGATCCGCAGACACCGACCGCAGCGACCCTGATCAGCACCTCGTCCGGTTTCGGCTCGGGCACTGGCCTTTCGCGCACCTCGATGACGCCGGTCCCGACCAGCACACTGGCTTTCATTCTCCGGTCACCGCTCCGAGGGTCAGACCGGTGACCAGCCACCGGCGTACGGCCAGGCCGGCCAGCATCATCGGGATCACCACGATGGTGCCGATCGCTGTCATCCTGCCCCAGTCGATGCCGGTCGAGGTGACCAACTGGCTGGCCGCGATCGGCAGCGTCTGCGAGTGCGGACCGGCGAAAACCGTGGCGAAGGCGTAGTCGTTCCAGGCGAAAACCAGGCACAGCACGCCGGTCGTCACCAGGCCGGTCTTGGACAGCGGCAGCACCACGTGCCAGAAGGTCTGCCACCGGCCGGCACCCTCCACCGTCGCGGACTCCTCCAGCGACTCCGGAATGTCGGCGAAAAACGCGCTCATCAGCCAGATCGCGAACGGCAGGTTGAAGGTGAGATAGGCCAGCACCAGGCCGGGCAGCGAGTCGACCAGGCCGAGGCCGCGAAACATCAGGAAAAGCGGCAGCACCACGGCCGCGATCGGCGCCATCCGGGTCGAGATGATCCAGAAGGACAGGTGCTTCTTGCCGCGCATCCTGGTGCGCGCCAGGCCATAGCCGGCGAGCGTACCGAGGACCAGCGAGATTGCCGTCGCGCTGACCGCCGCGACCACGCTGTGCCACAGGTACGGCCAGAGGTTGTTGCCTTCGCTGAACAGCCCGGCGTAGTTTTCCAGCGTAGGACTGAAAAGCAGGTCACCGATGGCGGCAGGTGTCTTCAGCGAGCCGAGCAGCATCCACAGCAGCGGCACCAGCGTCCAGGCCAGCGCGACGGCCAGTCCAATGTAGACAATGACCTTGGTTTTCATCCGGCCAACCCCCGCACGTCGAGCATGCGTACGAAACCTCGCGCGAGCGCGATGGTGAAGACCAACATCACGATGCCGATCACCGCGGCATAGCCGAAGTCGAGAAACTGGAACGCCGTCTCGAAAACCCGGACCGGCGCGGTCTTGGTCGCATCGGCTGGTCCGCCGTTGGTGGTGATCGTGATGATGTCGAAATAACGGACCGCGTCCATCGTGCGGATCAAAAGGCCGACCAGCAGCACGTTGGAGATCGCCGGCAACGTGATGTGGCGCAGCTTTTTCCAGCCGTACGCGCCGTCGAGCGCCGCGGCCTCCTGCACCGACTGGTTCATCGAGGTGAGACCGGCCAGCGCGATCAGCGTGATCAGCGGCGTCCATTCCCACACGTCCATCAGCGCCACCGCGACGAACGAGCTGACCGGGTTGACGAAGATGTCGCCGCCGAGACCGACCGCCTGCAGGATCCGAGCGTACAGACCGAAAGTCGAGTCGGTGAGAAACCGTCCGAGCAGGCCGACGATGACCGGCGCGACGAACATCGGCAGCAACAGCATCGACAACAGTGCGCCGCGTCCGCGTACCAACCGGAAAAGACCCAGCGCCAGGGCGACACCGAGCAGCATTTCCAGGCCGAGGGTGAGGACGAGATAGAGCACCGTCGTCCCCCAGCTCCGCCACACGTCGCCGTCGGTGAAGACGCGGGCCCAGTTGGTCAGGCCGGCCCATTCCAGCCGCGCGCCGCCGATCAGCCGTACGTGCGCGAAACTCATGGCCAGCAGGGCAACAGTCGGGATGATCGACAGCGCGGCCAGCAGGATGACACCGGGGGAGAGCATGCCGCCGGCGAAGGTCAGGCGCCTCATACCGACCATCCCCGCGAGACGATCCGGTCGAACCGGTCACGGATGTTGCGCATGGTCACGTCGGCGGCCTGGCCACCGACCATTTTGGACAGTTCGGTGAACTGCGCGGTGTTGCATTCTCCCCACATCGGGATTTTCGGTCGACGGCCGATGTTCTTCTCCTCCCAGGCCACCTTCACCGCCTGCGCCGAGAGCATGTTCGGCAGTTTGCTCGGCCGTTTTTCCGCGGCCACCACTTCCGGCATGGCGTAGACGGACGTACGCGTCGGCGTGCCGCCGCCGACCTTCGAGGCCAGGTTGGCCAGCTCGATGGACGGCTGCGTGGCCCAGTTGGCGAACAGCCAGGCGGCGCCACGCTCGGCACCCTTGGCGGTGCCGTTGATGCCGATCCCGGTGCCGCCGAAGATGTGCGCGCTCCGTTTCGGGCCGCGCGGCAGCGGCGCGTACGCGATCTTGCCGGGCAGCGCGGCCTCGTTACCGGCCGCGTTTTCGTGCCAGTTGGGACACATCACGATCTGCTGGCCGCGCAGCGCGGC
Proteins encoded:
- a CDS encoding SDR family NAD(P)-dependent oxidoreductase; protein product: MTVLDSFDLTGKRALVTGANRGLGRAFAVALAEAGASVAITGRDAGRNADVLAELKDAGHTAVAITGDVTQRADVERMLVETVDGLGGVDILVNNAGLCIHKAAFDVPDAEFDQIFDLNVRGLWLCSTVFGRHLADSGGGVIVNVGSISALIVNRPQLQATYNASKAAVHQLTKSLAAEWAPHNIRINALAPGYVKTEMAPVDRPEFRRMWIEDSAQQRYATPEEIAPSVLYLASDASAFMTGSVLVIDGGYTIY
- a CDS encoding NAD(P)-dependent alcohol dehydrogenase → MKASVLVGTGVIEVRERPVPEPKPDEVLIRVAAVGVCGSDVHYYKHGRIGDFVVREPIVLGHEVSGRITGVGSTIAAGRIGERVAIEPQLPCRRCAQCKAGRYNLCPDMRFFATPPVDGAFCEYVTVPADFAHPVPDAVSDTAAALLEPLSVGVWACRKADVGTGSRVLVTGAGPIGLIAAQTARAAGATEVIVSDPVPARRTRVADFGFTAAEPAQVAEVSDVDALIECSGAPPAIASGIPAVRGGGRIVLVGMGSDQLTLPVSLIQNRELWLTGVFRYANTWPTAIALAASRSVELDRLVTGTFGLTDVEAALRADERPDAMKAVVIP
- a CDS encoding carbohydrate ABC transporter permease, yielding MKTKVIVYIGLAVALAWTLVPLLWMLLGSLKTPAAIGDLLFSPTLENYAGLFSEGNNLWPYLWHSVVAAVSATAISLVLGTLAGYGLARTRMRGKKHLSFWIISTRMAPIAAVVLPLFLMFRGLGLVDSLPGLVLAYLTFNLPFAIWLMSAFFADIPESLEESATVEGAGRWQTFWHVVLPLSKTGLVTTGVLCLVFAWNDYAFATVFAGPHSQTLPIAASQLVTSTGIDWGRMTAIGTIVVIPMMLAGLAVRRWLVTGLTLGAVTGE
- a CDS encoding carbohydrate ABC transporter permease — encoded protein: MRRLTFAGGMLSPGVILLAALSIIPTVALLAMSFAHVRLIGGARLEWAGLTNWARVFTDGDVWRSWGTTVLYLVLTLGLEMLLGVALALGLFRLVRGRGALLSMLLLPMFVAPVIVGLLGRFLTDSTFGLYARILQAVGLGGDIFVNPVSSFVAVALMDVWEWTPLITLIALAGLTSMNQSVQEAAALDGAYGWKKLRHITLPAISNVLLVGLLIRTMDAVRYFDIITITTNGGPADATKTAPVRVFETAFQFLDFGYAAVIGIVMLVFTIALARGFVRMLDVRGLAG